TGGCGGTCGACGCGGTGAGCTTCTCGCTGCTGCAGGACCAGCTTCAGCAGGTCCTCCAGACGCTCTCCGAGCGGGAGGCCGGCGTGGTCCGGCTGCGCTTCGGCCTCACCGACGGCCAGCCGCGCACGCTCGACGAGATCGGCCAGGTCTACGGCGTGACACGCGAGCGCATTCGCCAGATCGAGTCGAAGACGATGTCAAAGTTGCGACACCCGTCGCGGTCCCAGGTGCTCCGCGATTACCTCGATTGAGGGACGTTCGTCAACAGAGCGTGTCGCTTTGAACACCACGCGTACATCACGGCGTGGTCATCTCGCCGTTGCCCAGATGTGATCGTTGACGTGGCACCCTTGTCGCACGGCACACTGTCGGTACCCGGGTGTGACCTCGGTCCCCAGAGGGCACTCCGGGAAGGCAGCACCCCCCAAGGGTGTTGGACGATAGGTGAGCAAGGACCGAAGAACGTGTTCATCGGTGACGACCAGAGGAGGAAGGCGATGACCCCGACCCTCACGCCGCCGCCCGAAACGGCGGCCCCGCCAGCCGCCGATGAACGGTGCGACCGCTGTAGCGCGGCTGGCAAGCTGCGAATCACCCTGGCGGGTGGAAGCGAGCTGGTGTTCTGTGGGCACCACGCGAACAAGTACGCCGAGGATCTCGTGAAGATCACGGTCCAGTTCGTGTCC
The window above is part of the Phytohabitans houttuyneae genome. Proteins encoded here:
- a CDS encoding DUF7455 domain-containing protein, with the protein product MTPTLTPPPETAAPPAADERCDRCSAAGKLRITLAGGSELVFCGHHANKYAEDLVKITVQFVSDPEFNWRGADLMANSN